A genome region from Hoplias malabaricus isolate fHopMal1 chromosome 8, fHopMal1.hap1, whole genome shotgun sequence includes the following:
- the nkx6.2 gene encoding homeobox protein Nkx-6.2, protein MLAVGQMDANRQSAFVLGSTPLAALHNMTEMKSTLFPYALQGPAAFKAPALGAQMALGTPHGISDILGRPGVAGAAAGTGALLAGFPRLGAVAGSAGLYLNPAAVTRYPKPLTQLPGRAPVFWPGVMHSGPWSDHRMQCASQANIMLDKDGKKKHSRPTFSGQQIFALEKTFEQTKYLAGPERARLAYSLGMTESQVKVWFQNRRTKWRKKHAAEMATAKKKHDSETEKMKESSDNEDDDEYNKPLDPNSDDEKITRLLKKHKATSVSLVSPCSNSSDAL, encoded by the exons ATGTTAGCGGTGGGGCAGATGGACGCTAACAGGCAGAGCGCTTTCGTTCTGGGCAGCACTCCGCTGGCGGCGCTACACAACATGACGGAGATGAAAAGCACTCTCTTCCCGTATGCGCTGCAGGGACCCGCCGCCTTTAAGGCTCCGGCGCTTGGCGCACAGATGGCGCTGGGGACGCCACACGGAATCAGCGACATTCTGGGCAGACCGGGCGTCGCAGGGGCTGCTGCCGGGACCGGGGCTCTGCTGGCGGGATTCCCGCGGCTCGGTGCTGTGGCGGGCTCCGCGGGGCTGTATCTGAACCCCGCCGCCGTTACCCGCTACCCTAAACCCCTCACACAGCTGCCCGGCAGAGCACCTGTCTTCTGGCCCGGAGTCATGCACAGTGGGCCCTGGAGCGACCACCGAATGCAATGCGCTT CTCAAGCGAACATAATGCTGGATAAAGACGGCAAAAAGAAGCATTCGAGACCCACGTTCTCAGGGCAACAGATCTTCGCGTTGGAGAAAACCTTCGAACAAACCAAGTACCTGGCCGGACCCGAGAGAGCGCGCCTCGCTTATTCACTGGGAATGACCGAGAGTCAAGTGAAG GTGTGGTTTCAGAACCGCCGGACTAAGTGGAGGAAGAAGCATGCGGCAGAAATGGCCACAGCCAAGAAGAAGCATGACTCTGAGACGGAGAAGATGAAGGAGAGTTCGGACAACGAGGACGATGATGAGTACAACAAACCTCTAGATCCCAACTCAGACGACGAAAAAATCACGAGACTGCTCAAAAAGCACAAGGCCACGAGTGTGTCCCTCGTCAGCCCGTGCAGCAACAGCTCAGACGCATTGTGA